From a region of the Paenibacillus sp. R14(2021) genome:
- the purQ gene encoding phosphoribosylformylglycinamidine synthase subunit PurQ: MKFAVLVFPGSNCDIDCLKAVEDTIGQEVEYVWHTATDLSGYDAILVPGGFSYGDYLRCGAIARFAPVMNEVVKAAEAGKFILGICNGFQILTEAGLLPGALRRNRGMKFICQQTQLEVANNRTAFTSQYSEGELINIPIAHGEGNYYCDDATLAELKANNQIVFRYAGDTSPNGSIENIAGISNVRGNVVGMMPHPERAIDQLLGSEDGKRMFTSILNAWREQHGAAVNG, encoded by the coding sequence ATGAAGTTCGCGGTACTTGTTTTTCCAGGCTCCAACTGTGATATCGACTGCCTCAAGGCCGTCGAAGACACGATCGGCCAAGAGGTCGAATACGTATGGCACACGGCAACAGATCTTTCCGGCTATGATGCGATTCTCGTACCAGGCGGCTTCTCGTATGGCGATTATCTGCGCTGCGGCGCGATCGCGCGTTTTGCCCCGGTCATGAATGAAGTAGTGAAAGCGGCGGAAGCCGGCAAGTTCATCCTCGGCATTTGCAACGGGTTCCAAATCCTGACGGAAGCAGGCCTCCTGCCCGGCGCGCTTCGCCGCAACAGAGGCATGAAATTCATCTGCCAGCAGACGCAGCTTGAAGTTGCGAACAACCGGACGGCTTTCACCAGCCAGTACAGCGAAGGCGAGCTTATCAACATACCGATCGCGCATGGCGAAGGTAACTACTACTGCGACGATGCAACGCTCGCAGAGCTCAAAGCAAACAATCAAATCGTGTTCCGTTACGCGGGCGACACCAGCCCGAACGGCTCGATCGAAAATATCGCGGGCATCAGCAATGTGCGCGGCAACGTGGTCGGCATGATGCCGCATCCGGAGCGCGCAATCGATCAGCTGCTTGGCTCGGAAGACGGCAAACGGATGTTTACATCGATTTTGAACGCATGGAGGGAACAGCATGGCGCAGCAGTTAACGGCTAA
- the purK gene encoding 5-(carboxyamino)imidazole ribonucleotide synthase, which yields MSQAGESANVILPGSTIGILGGGQLGRMMANAGSAMGYRFVALDPTPDAPCGQVAQQIVAAYDDRGAARELAQRADVITYEFENVDAGVAAMLMEEAYVPQGSELLYTTQHRLREKRAIEAAGVKVAPYAEVRSADELREAVSRFGLPCVLKTAMGGYDGKGQWVIRSEAEIEEAFETLNRAGTELVLEQFIRFQKELSVIAARSSQGEIRTFPAAENIHVDNILHLSIVPARIDEELQREAERLAARIAEGLGAVGLIAVELFLTAEGELFVNELAPRPHNSGHYTMEACRTSQFEQHVRAVCGLPLGDTALLTPVVMVNVLGEHVEPLLEQISRRDETAERLGVAPKIHLYGKHEAKPKRKMGHVNVLAAHVEQALEWIYETNIWRV from the coding sequence ATGAGCCAAGCGGGTGAAAGCGCGAATGTGATTTTGCCGGGCTCGACGATCGGCATCCTGGGCGGCGGACAGCTCGGCAGGATGATGGCGAACGCGGGCAGCGCGATGGGTTACCGCTTCGTGGCGCTCGATCCGACGCCGGATGCGCCTTGCGGCCAGGTCGCGCAGCAGATCGTCGCGGCTTATGACGATCGCGGCGCAGCTCGGGAACTGGCGCAGCGCGCGGACGTTATCACGTACGAATTCGAGAATGTCGACGCCGGCGTAGCCGCGATGCTGATGGAAGAAGCGTACGTGCCGCAGGGCAGCGAGCTGCTCTACACGACGCAGCACCGGCTGCGTGAGAAGCGCGCGATCGAAGCGGCGGGCGTGAAGGTGGCGCCTTACGCGGAGGTGCGCAGCGCGGACGAGCTTCGCGAAGCGGTGAGCCGGTTCGGCCTGCCCTGCGTGCTGAAGACGGCGATGGGCGGCTACGACGGCAAGGGCCAATGGGTCATTCGCAGCGAAGCCGAGATCGAAGAAGCGTTCGAGACGCTGAACCGCGCGGGTACGGAGCTTGTTCTGGAACAGTTCATTCGATTCCAGAAGGAGCTATCCGTTATCGCAGCGCGCAGTTCGCAGGGCGAGATCCGCACCTTCCCGGCGGCGGAGAACATCCATGTGGATAACATTTTGCATCTGTCGATCGTGCCGGCACGCATCGATGAAGAGCTTCAGCGGGAGGCTGAGCGCCTCGCGGCGCGCATTGCCGAAGGACTTGGCGCGGTCGGGCTGATTGCGGTGGAGCTCTTCTTGACGGCGGAAGGCGAGCTGTTCGTGAACGAGCTGGCGCCGCGTCCGCACAACAGCGGCCACTATACGATGGAAGCCTGCCGTACCTCACAGTTCGAGCAGCATGTGCGCGCGGTATGCGGGCTGCCGCTCGGCGACACGGCACTTCTGACGCCGGTCGTAATGGTCAACGTGCTCGGCGAGCACGTGGAGCCGCTGCTTGAGCAGATTTCGCGGCGAGATGAAACAGCAGAACGTTTGGGCGTTGCGCCTAAAATTCATTTATATGGGAAACATGAAGCCAAACCGAAACGGAAGATGGGGCATGTCAACGTGCTCGCCGCTCATGTGGAACAAGCGTTGGAATGGATTTACGAAACAAACATTTGGAGGGTTTAA
- the purS gene encoding phosphoribosylformylglycinamidine synthase subunit PurS — protein MKAKVYVTIKENVLDPQGSAVQGALHTMGFEEVGKVRIGKYLELNLDTSDRAEAEARVTAMCEKLLANTVVEDYRFELEG, from the coding sequence ATGAAAGCTAAAGTCTACGTAACGATCAAAGAAAACGTGCTCGACCCGCAAGGCAGCGCCGTTCAAGGCGCGCTGCACACAATGGGCTTCGAGGAAGTCGGCAAAGTCCGCATCGGCAAGTATTTGGAGCTGAACCTGGACACGTCCGACCGTGCAGAAGCCGAAGCGCGTGTGACAGCAATGTGCGAGAAGCTGCTTGCAAACACAGTCGTTGAAGACTACCGTTTCGAATTGGAGGGGTAA
- a CDS encoding phosphoribosylaminoimidazolesuccinocarboxamide synthase: MTQALSTAVELIKAPLLYKGKVRELYDHGEHYLIVVTDRISAFDYVLDPAVPQKGNVLNRLSAFWFDQTAEMMPNHIVHTDVYKLGDLVTEPELLKNRIMVTKKAERIDIECVVRGYITGGGWRQYVKTSAINGIELPAGLRKNERFAAPLFTPAAKNDVGHDEDIPFTRMQEMVGAELAEELREKSIRLYEFARAFCEERGIILADCKFEFGLVDGKVILIDEIFTPDSSRFWAKANYAFDIEIDSMDKEPVRTYLLGSDWDQNSRPAPLPQSVVDETTNRYLAIYKALTGESL; encoded by the coding sequence ATGACACAAGCGTTGTCTACGGCTGTTGAGCTTATTAAAGCACCGCTTTTATACAAAGGCAAGGTGCGCGAGCTGTACGATCACGGTGAGCATTATCTGATCGTCGTGACGGACCGCATTAGCGCGTTCGATTACGTGCTTGACCCTGCGGTTCCGCAGAAGGGGAACGTGCTGAACCGCCTGTCGGCGTTTTGGTTTGACCAAACTGCCGAAATGATGCCCAATCATATCGTGCATACGGACGTGTACAAGCTGGGTGACCTTGTAACGGAGCCCGAGCTGCTGAAGAACCGCATCATGGTGACTAAGAAAGCAGAGCGCATCGACATCGAATGCGTCGTTCGCGGCTATATCACTGGCGGCGGTTGGAGACAATATGTGAAAACCTCGGCAATTAACGGCATCGAGCTGCCGGCAGGCCTGCGGAAGAACGAGCGTTTCGCGGCGCCGCTGTTCACGCCTGCGGCGAAGAACGACGTCGGTCACGACGAAGACATTCCGTTCACACGCATGCAGGAAATGGTTGGCGCCGAGCTCGCCGAGGAGCTTCGTGAGAAGAGCATCCGGCTGTACGAGTTCGCACGCGCCTTCTGCGAAGAACGCGGCATCATCCTGGCGGACTGCAAATTCGAATTCGGCTTAGTCGACGGCAAAGTCATCCTGATCGACGAAATCTTCACGCCGGATTCCTCCCGTTTTTGGGCGAAGGCGAACTATGCCTTCGATATCGAAATCGACAGCATGGACAAAGAACCGGTCCGCACGTACTTGCTCGGCTCCGACTGGGACCAAAACAGCAGGCCGGCTCCGCTTCCGCAGTCCGTCGTCGACGAAACGACGAACCGCTATCTGGCCATCTACAAAGCGCTGACCGGCGAGTCGCTGTAA
- the purB gene encoding adenylosuccinate lyase, which produces MLQRYSRPEMRAIWTEENKFKAWLEVELCACEAWVELGVIPREDVAALRQSATFDIDRINEIELETRHDVIAFTRAVSETVGPERKWVHYGLTSTDVVDTAMGYLLLQANTILEKDIINFIDILRGQAVVYKDTAMMGRTHGVHAEPTTFGLKLALWYEEMKRNLERFRHAANGVQFGKISGAVGTYANIDPFVEEFTCRKLGITPAPISTQTLQRDRHAEYMATLALIATSLDKFATEIRALQKSEFREVEEPFAKGQKGSSAMPHKRNPIGCENISGLSRVIRGHMLTAYENVTLWHERDISHSSAERIILPDATMLLNYMLNRLGNILKNLQVFPENMKRNMQRTFGVPFSGRVMTKLIDKGFSREQAYDTVQPRAMQAWEEQRQFRDIIESTPEITSQLSADEIADCFNPAWHLKHVDTIFRRLELI; this is translated from the coding sequence ATGTTACAACGATACAGCAGACCGGAAATGAGAGCGATTTGGACCGAAGAAAACAAATTCAAGGCGTGGCTCGAAGTTGAACTTTGCGCTTGCGAGGCTTGGGTGGAGTTAGGCGTTATTCCGCGTGAAGATGTAGCGGCGCTTCGCCAGAGCGCTACGTTTGATATCGACCGTATTAATGAAATCGAGCTGGAAACCCGCCATGACGTCATCGCGTTCACGCGCGCGGTATCCGAAACCGTAGGTCCGGAGCGCAAATGGGTGCACTACGGTCTGACTTCCACGGACGTTGTGGATACGGCGATGGGCTACCTGCTTCTGCAGGCCAACACGATTCTGGAGAAAGACATCATTAACTTCATCGACATCCTCCGCGGCCAAGCGGTTGTTTACAAAGATACGGCCATGATGGGCCGTACGCACGGCGTGCATGCCGAGCCGACGACGTTCGGTTTGAAGCTGGCGCTATGGTACGAGGAGATGAAGCGGAACCTGGAGCGCTTCCGCCATGCGGCGAACGGCGTTCAATTCGGCAAAATCTCCGGCGCGGTCGGCACGTACGCCAACATCGACCCGTTCGTGGAAGAGTTCACCTGCCGCAAGCTCGGCATCACGCCTGCGCCGATCTCGACCCAAACGCTGCAGCGTGACCGCCACGCCGAGTACATGGCGACGCTGGCACTGATCGCAACGTCGCTCGACAAGTTCGCGACGGAAATCCGCGCCTTGCAGAAGAGCGAATTCCGCGAGGTGGAAGAACCGTTCGCGAAAGGGCAGAAGGGTTCGTCCGCAATGCCGCACAAACGCAATCCGATCGGCTGCGAGAACATCTCCGGCTTGTCCCGCGTCATTCGCGGACATATGCTGACGGCTTACGAGAACGTGACGCTGTGGCATGAGCGCGATATCAGTCACTCCTCGGCAGAACGCATCATTTTGCCGGATGCGACGATGCTGCTCAACTACATGCTGAACCGTTTGGGCAACATCCTGAAGAACCTGCAGGTGTTCCCTGAGAATATGAAACGTAATATGCAGCGCACATTCGGCGTGCCGTTCTCCGGCCGCGTCATGACGAAGCTGATCGACAAAGGCTTCAGCCGCGAGCAAGCGTACGATACGGTGCAGCCGCGCGCGATGCAGGCGTGGGAAGAACAGCGCCAATTCCGCGACATTATCGAGTCGACGCCAGAGATTACGAGCCAGCTGTCCGCCGATGAAATTGCTGATTGCTTTAATCCGGCTTGGCATTTGAAGCATGTGGATACCATTTTCAGACGTTTGGAATTGATTTAA
- a CDS encoding NCS2 family permease, which yields MGSFFRLKEHGTNVRTEIMAGLTTFMTMAYILAVNPGILSGTGLSLYSVFLATALAGGIFTIAMGLFANFPVALAPGMGLNAYFAATVLASKATNSPITPEMGLTAVFISGIIFVILTVTQIRQMLIVAVPDSLKHAITVGIGLFITIIGLKNSGIMSVGVESLNDIPKGAFTDVLGFETVFHMGSLENANVYLTLIGVLLIAILMVLRVPGAILFGIIGVTIIAIITGNVDVAATLKGQSWSPDFSQLNFWDFDFKGVWHTGIVSIIATFTFVELFDTFGTLVGTANRAGFMKDPAKGKKLVGKAMFVDAVGVSGGAILGTSTVTAFVESSAGIAQGGRTGLTAVTTGVAFLAALFLWPLISLIPGSATAAALIIVGVLMVQSVKEIDFQDMVYAIPSFLTIVMMPFTYNIANGVSFGIVSYVVLAVIANLSGKKKYNVHWLMWVLAILIIARYAFIGSQG from the coding sequence ATGGGTTCATTCTTTCGTTTGAAGGAACACGGAACAAATGTACGGACAGAAATTATGGCGGGTTTGACGACTTTCATGACGATGGCTTACATATTGGCCGTCAATCCGGGCATTCTGAGCGGTACAGGCCTTAGCCTATACTCCGTATTTCTAGCTACCGCGCTGGCCGGCGGAATCTTCACCATCGCGATGGGGCTGTTCGCGAACTTCCCTGTTGCGCTTGCTCCTGGCATGGGGCTTAACGCGTACTTCGCGGCAACGGTGCTTGCGTCGAAAGCGACGAATTCGCCGATCACGCCGGAAATGGGCCTGACGGCCGTCTTTATCTCCGGTATTATTTTCGTCATTCTGACGGTTACGCAGATTCGTCAAATGTTGATCGTCGCCGTGCCGGACAGCTTGAAGCACGCGATTACGGTCGGGATCGGCTTGTTCATCACGATCATCGGCTTGAAGAACAGCGGCATTATGTCGGTCGGCGTGGAATCGCTGAACGACATCCCGAAAGGCGCGTTCACGGATGTGCTCGGCTTTGAAACGGTATTCCACATGGGCAGCTTGGAGAACGCTAACGTCTACCTGACGCTGATCGGCGTGCTGCTGATCGCGATTCTGATGGTGCTGCGCGTGCCGGGCGCCATTCTGTTCGGCATTATCGGCGTGACGATCATCGCGATCATCACGGGTAACGTAGATGTAGCGGCAACGCTGAAGGGCCAAAGCTGGTCCCCGGATTTCAGTCAATTGAATTTCTGGGATTTCGATTTCAAGGGCGTTTGGCATACCGGTATCGTGTCCATCATCGCAACATTCACATTCGTTGAATTGTTTGACACATTCGGTACGCTGGTCGGTACGGCTAACCGCGCGGGCTTCATGAAAGACCCGGCGAAAGGCAAGAAGCTCGTCGGCAAAGCGATGTTCGTTGACGCGGTCGGCGTCAGCGGCGGCGCGATTCTCGGTACGAGCACGGTAACGGCATTCGTCGAAAGCTCCGCGGGTATCGCGCAGGGCGGACGTACGGGCTTAACGGCGGTAACGACAGGCGTTGCTTTCTTGGCAGCCCTGTTCCTGTGGCCGCTCATCTCGCTCATTCCAGGTTCCGCAACGGCGGCGGCGCTGATTATCGTCGGTGTTCTCATGGTGCAGTCCGTGAAGGAAATTGACTTCCAAGACATGGTTTACGCTATTCCGTCGTTCCTTACGATCGTCATGATGCCGTTCACGTACAACATCGCAAACGGCGTATCCTTCGGGATCGTGTCTTACGTGGTGCTTGCGGTCATCGCGAACCTGTCTGGCAAGAAGAAATACAACGTCCACTGGCTTATGTGGGTGCTCGCGATCCTCATTATCGCGCGCTATGCCTTCATCGGCAGCCAGGGGTAA
- the purL gene encoding phosphoribosylformylglycinamidine synthase subunit PurL, whose amino-acid sequence MAQQLTAKEPTAEQIADQRIYTQFGVTDSEYDLICGFLGRKPNYTEIGVFSVMWSEHCSYKNSKKILKKFPITGPKVLMGPGEGAGIVDIGDNQAVVFKIESHNHPSAVEPYQGAATGVGGIIRDIFSMGARPVALLNSLRFGNLENPRVKYLFEHVVGGIAGYGNCIGIPTVAGEVMFDESYEGNPLVNAMCVGLIDHDKIQRGVAKGVGNPVFYVGPATGRDGIHGATFASVELSEESEEKRTAVQVGDPFMEKLVMEATLELIDSGIVVGIQDMGAAGLTCSSAEMASKAGNGLELYLDEVPQREEGMTPYEMMLSESQERMLFVVEPQHEAQAQEIFDRWGIICVKVGKVTDDGRLRLFHQGEEVANMPVTALVDECPMYDKPSQEPAYYAANAAIDTTAYPEVTDLTGALKQVLASPTVASKEWVYSQYDHMVRTSTAVAPGSDAAVVTIRGTRKALAMTTDCNGRYVYLDPEVGGRIAVAEAARNVVCSGAEPLAITDNLNFGSPEKPEVFWQIEKAADGISEACRVLETPVIGGNVSLYNENAKGAIYPTPVIGMVGLVHDVNHITTQGFKADGDIIILAGETKHELGGSELQYVLHGKSEGRPPEIDLAIEKKLQHGVLGAIRAGLVASAHDLSEGGLAVALAESAISGKLGAEVNVVTDLRADAALFSESQSRILLSAKADQADQLMQYLTEQGVPNKAIGAVRSSGLVININGKPGVNVPVEQLEKVWKDAIPCLMQ is encoded by the coding sequence ATGGCGCAGCAGTTAACGGCTAAGGAGCCGACAGCGGAACAAATCGCGGATCAACGCATTTATACGCAGTTTGGCGTAACGGATAGTGAATATGACCTCATTTGCGGATTTCTCGGCCGCAAGCCGAATTATACGGAAATCGGCGTATTCAGCGTAATGTGGTCGGAGCACTGCTCCTACAAGAATTCCAAGAAAATCCTCAAGAAATTCCCGATTACCGGACCTAAGGTGCTTATGGGACCCGGCGAGGGCGCGGGAATCGTGGATATCGGCGACAACCAAGCGGTTGTTTTCAAAATCGAATCGCATAACCATCCGTCCGCGGTCGAGCCTTACCAAGGCGCAGCGACAGGCGTCGGCGGCATTATCCGCGACATTTTCTCCATGGGCGCGCGTCCCGTGGCTCTGCTGAACAGCTTGCGTTTCGGCAACCTGGAGAATCCGCGTGTTAAATATTTGTTCGAACACGTCGTCGGCGGTATCGCAGGTTACGGCAACTGTATCGGGATCCCAACCGTTGCGGGCGAAGTGATGTTCGATGAGAGCTATGAAGGCAATCCGCTCGTTAACGCTATGTGCGTGGGTCTTATCGATCACGACAAAATTCAACGCGGTGTCGCAAAAGGCGTTGGTAACCCTGTTTTCTACGTAGGTCCTGCAACAGGCCGCGACGGCATCCACGGCGCGACTTTCGCTTCGGTTGAGCTCTCTGAAGAGTCCGAAGAGAAGCGTACGGCGGTACAAGTCGGCGATCCGTTCATGGAGAAGCTCGTTATGGAAGCGACGCTCGAACTGATTGATTCCGGCATCGTTGTCGGTATTCAAGATATGGGCGCTGCGGGCTTGACGTGCTCCAGCGCGGAGATGGCGTCTAAGGCCGGCAACGGCTTGGAGCTGTATTTGGATGAAGTGCCGCAGCGCGAAGAAGGCATGACGCCTTACGAAATGATGCTGTCGGAGTCGCAGGAGCGCATGCTGTTCGTCGTTGAACCGCAGCACGAAGCGCAGGCGCAGGAGATTTTCGATCGTTGGGGCATCATCTGCGTGAAGGTCGGCAAAGTAACGGACGACGGCCGTCTTCGTTTGTTCCACCAAGGCGAAGAAGTCGCGAACATGCCGGTGACGGCGCTTGTCGACGAGTGCCCGATGTATGACAAACCATCCCAAGAGCCTGCTTATTATGCGGCAAATGCAGCAATCGATACAACGGCATATCCGGAAGTAACGGATTTGACAGGCGCGCTCAAGCAAGTGCTTGCTTCGCCGACGGTTGCGAGCAAAGAGTGGGTTTATAGCCAATATGACCATATGGTTCGCACGAGCACGGCTGTTGCGCCGGGTTCCGATGCGGCAGTCGTTACGATTCGCGGTACGCGTAAAGCACTTGCGATGACAACAGATTGCAATGGCCGTTATGTATACCTCGATCCAGAAGTCGGCGGTCGAATCGCCGTTGCGGAAGCAGCGCGTAACGTTGTCTGCTCCGGTGCAGAGCCGCTTGCGATCACGGACAACTTGAACTTCGGCAGTCCGGAGAAACCGGAAGTGTTCTGGCAAATCGAGAAAGCCGCAGACGGTATTTCCGAAGCTTGCCGCGTGCTGGAAACGCCGGTTATCGGCGGTAACGTCAGCTTGTACAACGAGAACGCGAAAGGCGCGATCTACCCTACGCCGGTCATCGGCATGGTTGGTCTCGTGCACGACGTGAACCATATTACGACGCAAGGCTTCAAAGCAGACGGCGACATCATCATTCTTGCCGGCGAAACGAAGCACGAGCTTGGCGGAAGCGAATTGCAATATGTCCTTCACGGCAAGAGCGAAGGACGTCCGCCTGAAATCGACCTGGCTATTGAAAAGAAACTGCAGCATGGCGTTCTGGGCGCTATTCGGGCAGGCCTCGTTGCTTCGGCGCATGACCTTTCCGAAGGCGGCCTTGCAGTCGCGCTTGCGGAATCTGCAATCAGCGGCAAGCTGGGCGCTGAAGTCAATGTCGTAACTGATTTGCGCGCAGATGCAGCGCTGTTCAGTGAATCCCAATCCCGTATCCTGCTTTCTGCTAAAGCAGATCAAGCGGATCAACTAATGCAATATCTGACGGAGCAAGGCGTTCCGAATAAAGCAATCGGCGCCGTACGCAGCAGCGGACTGGTCATCAACATCAATGGCAAACCGGGCGTTAACGTACCGGTTGAGCAACTGGAGAAGGTCTGGAAGGATGCGATTCCATGTCTGATGCAATAA
- the guaA gene encoding glutamine-hydrolyzing GMP synthase, whose product MDKPNEMIVVLDFGGQYNQLIARRIRDLGVYSELLPYNTSVERIRELQPKGIVFSGGPASVYEEKSPLVDPAIYDLGLPIFGICYGMQLIAHQLDGKVERAGKREYGKADVAFIASSELVKDLDSNQTVWMSHGDHVVELPTGFRVDASTDHAPIAAMSHPERKVFAVQFHPEVRHSVQGNEMIRNFLYNVCGCEGSWSMSTFIDDTIRDIRAQVGNGKVLCALSGGVDSSVVAILLHKAIGDQLTCMFIDHGLLRKDEAEGVMETFVGKFDMKVVKIDAKERFMGKLKGVDDPEQKRKIIGNEFIYVFQEESAKFDDFEFLAQGTLYTDIVESGTATAQTIKSHHNVGGLPEDIKFKLVEPLKTLFKDEVRKVGEECGLPEAIVWRQPFPGPGLAIRVLGEVTEEKLKIVRDSDAILRDEIAKAGLDREIWQYFTALPNMKSVGVMGDARTYSYTVGIRAVTSIDGMTADWARIPWDVLEKISVRIVNEVDNVNRIVYDVTSKPPATIEWE is encoded by the coding sequence GTGGACAAGCCAAATGAAATGATCGTCGTCCTCGATTTCGGCGGACAGTACAACCAGTTAATTGCAAGACGTATTCGGGATTTAGGTGTATACAGCGAATTGCTGCCATACAATACTTCGGTGGAACGGATCCGCGAGCTGCAGCCGAAAGGCATCGTGTTCTCGGGAGGACCCGCAAGTGTGTATGAAGAGAAGTCGCCGCTTGTAGATCCTGCGATTTATGACCTGGGTCTTCCGATCTTCGGTATTTGCTACGGCATGCAGCTGATCGCGCACCAGCTGGACGGTAAAGTCGAGCGCGCAGGCAAGCGCGAATACGGCAAAGCTGATGTAGCATTCATCGCGAGCAGCGAGCTCGTGAAGGATCTGGACAGCAACCAAACCGTATGGATGAGTCACGGCGACCATGTCGTGGAATTGCCGACAGGCTTCCGCGTTGATGCAAGCACGGACCATGCGCCGATCGCGGCGATGAGCCATCCGGAGCGCAAAGTATTCGCGGTTCAATTCCACCCGGAAGTACGTCACTCCGTACAAGGGAACGAAATGATTCGCAACTTCCTCTATAACGTGTGCGGCTGCGAAGGCAGCTGGAGCATGAGCACGTTTATCGACGACACGATCCGTGATATCCGCGCACAAGTGGGCAATGGCAAAGTGCTTTGCGCGCTGTCCGGCGGCGTAGATTCCTCTGTTGTAGCGATTTTGCTGCACAAAGCAATCGGCGATCAGCTGACTTGTATGTTCATCGATCACGGTCTGCTGCGCAAAGACGAAGCAGAGGGCGTTATGGAAACGTTCGTCGGCAAGTTCGATATGAAGGTTGTCAAAATCGATGCCAAAGAGCGTTTCATGGGCAAGTTGAAGGGTGTCGACGATCCGGAGCAGAAGCGTAAAATCATCGGCAATGAGTTCATTTACGTGTTCCAAGAAGAGTCCGCCAAATTCGATGATTTCGAATTCTTGGCACAAGGCACGCTGTACACGGATATCGTTGAGAGCGGCACGGCTACAGCACAAACGATCAAGTCGCATCATAATGTCGGCGGTTTGCCGGAAGATATTAAATTCAAGCTCGTTGAACCGCTGAAGACGCTGTTCAAGGACGAGGTTCGTAAAGTCGGCGAAGAATGCGGTCTGCCTGAAGCCATCGTATGGCGTCAGCCGTTCCCAGGTCCGGGTCTTGCAATCCGCGTGCTTGGCGAAGTTACCGAGGAGAAGCTGAAGATCGTTCGTGACTCCGATGCGATTCTGCGCGACGAGATCGCGAAAGCAGGGCTCGACCGCGAGATCTGGCAGTACTTCACGGCCCTGCCCAACATGAAGAGCGTCGGCGTAATGGGAGATGCGCGTACGTACTCGTACACGGTCGGCATCCGTGCCGTTACGTCCATCGACGGGATGACGGCGGATTGGGCGCGTATCCCTTGGGACGTGCTTGAGAAGATCTCCGTTCGGATCGTCAATGAAGTCGATAACGTCAATCGGATCGTCTACGACGTGACGTCGAAGCCGCCGGCTACGATCGAGTGGGAATAG
- the purE gene encoding 5-(carboxyamino)imidazole ribonucleotide mutase, translated as MSVQVGVIMGSKSDWETMKLACDVLEELQIPYEKKVVSAHRTPDLMFDYAESAAERGLKVIIAGAGGAAHLPGMVAAKTILPVIGVPVKSSNLNGLDSLLSIVQMPGGIPVATVAIGNAGGTNAGLLAGQIIGAFDPAVQARVQARRDRIQQEVLESSETL; from the coding sequence ATGTCAGTACAAGTGGGCGTCATCATGGGCAGCAAGTCAGACTGGGAGACGATGAAACTAGCCTGTGACGTTCTGGAGGAACTGCAAATTCCGTATGAGAAGAAGGTTGTATCGGCTCACCGTACGCCGGATCTTATGTTTGATTATGCGGAATCTGCCGCAGAACGCGGGTTGAAAGTCATTATCGCGGGAGCAGGCGGTGCTGCACACCTACCCGGCATGGTCGCAGCCAAAACGATCCTGCCGGTTATTGGCGTTCCCGTGAAGTCCTCGAATTTGAACGGGCTCGATTCGCTGCTCTCCATTGTACAGATGCCGGGCGGCATCCCGGTGGCGACCGTGGCGATCGGCAATGCGGGCGGCACGAATGCCGGCCTGCTCGCCGGCCAGATCATCGGGGCGTTCGATCCTGCGGTGCAGGCACGCGTACAGGCGCGCCGCGACCGGATTCAGCAGGAAGTGCTGGAAAGCAGTGAGACGCTATGA